In Ailuropoda melanoleuca isolate Jingjing chromosome 7, ASM200744v2, whole genome shotgun sequence, one genomic interval encodes:
- the AQP7 gene encoding aquaporin-7 isoform X3, producing MDQSDRKRRSTRSSKMVSSPTVITRMQAIMQKEMVREFLAEFISTYVMMVFGLGSVAHMVLGGKFGSFLGVNLGFGFGVTMGVHMAGNISGAHMNAALTFTNCALGHMSWKKFPVYVLGQFLGSFLAAATIYCLFYSAIIEFSGGHLTVTGPLATASIFATYLPDHSTLWRGFLDEVLVTGMLQLCLFAITDKENNPALQGTQALVIGILIIVIGVSLGMNTGYAMNPSRDLPPRFFTYIAGWGVQVFRARDWWWVPVVAPFLGAYLGGIIYLVFIGSTIPRRPQILEDSMMYEDRRIPVLSKTMPNPPVTSSITPVSVSPINRPSVRTVPPLSDPIHLEHF from the exons ATGGATCAATCAGATAGGAAGAGGCG GTCCACCCGCAGCTCCAAGATGGTCTCATCACCCACGGTCATAACAAGGATGCAAGCAATCATGCAGAAGGAGATGGTGCGAGAGTTCCTGGCCGAGTTCATAAGCACATATGTCATGATG GTGTTTGGCCTCGGCTCCGTGGCCCATATGGTTCTAGGAGGTAAATTTGGGAGCTTCCTCGGTGTCAACTTGGGTTTTGGCTTCGGAGTCACCATGGGAGTGCACATGGCAGGGAACATCTCTG GGGCCCACATGAATGCGGCCTTGACCTTCACCAACTGTGCACTAGGCCACATGTCCTGGAAGAAGTTTCCTGTGTACGTCCTGGGTCAGTTTCTGGGTTCCTTCCTGGCTGCTGCCACCATCTACTGCCTCTTCTACT CAGCCATTATTGAATTTTCGGGCGGACATCTGACAGTGACTGGTCCCCTAGCCACCGCTAGCATTTTTGCCACCTACCTTCCTGACCACTCAACATTGTGGAGGGGCTTCCTGGATGAG GTGCTAGTGACAGGGATGCTCCAGCTATGTCTCTTCGCCATCACGGACAAGGAGAACAACCCAGCGCTGCAAGGGACACAGGCCCTGGTGATTGGCATCCTCATTATTGTCATTGGAGTGTCCCTGGGCATGAACACAGGATATGCCATGAACCCATCCCGGGACCTGCCTCCCCGCTTCTTCACTTACATTGCTGGCTGGGGTGTACAGGTCTTCAG GGCCCGGGACTGGTGGTGGGTGCCAGTGGTGGCGCCGTTCCTAGGTGCCTACTTAGGTGGCATCATCTACTTGGTCTTCATTGGCTCCACCATCCCACGGAGGCCCCAGATACTGGAGGACTCCATGATGTATGAAGACCGCAGAATACCTGTGTTGTCCAAGACCATGCCAAACCCACCCGTGACCTCTTCCATCACccctgtctctgtgtctcccaTCAACAGACCTTCAGTCCGAACTGTCCCACCCTTAAGTGACCCCATCCACCTAGAGCACTTCTAA
- the AQP7 gene encoding aquaporin-7 isoform X5 codes for MVHPQLQDGLITHGHNKDASNHAEGDGARVPGRVHKHICHDGAHMNAALTFTNCALGHMSWKKFPVYVLGQFLGSFLAAATIYCLFYSAIIEFSGGHLTVTGPLATASIFATYLPDHSTLWRGFLDEVLVTGMLQLCLFAITDKENNPALQGTQALVIGILIIVIGVSLGMNTGYAMNPSRDLPPRFFTYIAGWGVQVFRARDWWWVPVVAPFLGAYLGGIIYLVFIGSTIPRRPQILEDSMMYEDRRIPVLSKTMPNPPVTSSITPVSVSPINRPSVRTVPPLSDPIHLEHF; via the exons ATG GTCCACCCGCAGCTCCAAGATGGTCTCATCACCCACGGTCATAACAAGGATGCAAGCAATCATGCAGAAGGAGATGGTGCGAGAGTTCCTGGCCGAGTTCATAAGCACATATGTCATGATG GGGCCCACATGAATGCGGCCTTGACCTTCACCAACTGTGCACTAGGCCACATGTCCTGGAAGAAGTTTCCTGTGTACGTCCTGGGTCAGTTTCTGGGTTCCTTCCTGGCTGCTGCCACCATCTACTGCCTCTTCTACT CAGCCATTATTGAATTTTCGGGCGGACATCTGACAGTGACTGGTCCCCTAGCCACCGCTAGCATTTTTGCCACCTACCTTCCTGACCACTCAACATTGTGGAGGGGCTTCCTGGATGAG GTGCTAGTGACAGGGATGCTCCAGCTATGTCTCTTCGCCATCACGGACAAGGAGAACAACCCAGCGCTGCAAGGGACACAGGCCCTGGTGATTGGCATCCTCATTATTGTCATTGGAGTGTCCCTGGGCATGAACACAGGATATGCCATGAACCCATCCCGGGACCTGCCTCCCCGCTTCTTCACTTACATTGCTGGCTGGGGTGTACAGGTCTTCAG GGCCCGGGACTGGTGGTGGGTGCCAGTGGTGGCGCCGTTCCTAGGTGCCTACTTAGGTGGCATCATCTACTTGGTCTTCATTGGCTCCACCATCCCACGGAGGCCCCAGATACTGGAGGACTCCATGATGTATGAAGACCGCAGAATACCTGTGTTGTCCAAGACCATGCCAAACCCACCCGTGACCTCTTCCATCACccctgtctctgtgtctcccaTCAACAGACCTTCAGTCCGAACTGTCCCACCCTTAAGTGACCCCATCCACCTAGAGCACTTCTAA
- the AQP7 gene encoding aquaporin-7 isoform X2 → MALPLSIRPTRWSDPRVETWSTRSSKMVSSPTVITRMQAIMQKEMVREFLAEFISTYVMMVFGLGSVAHMVLGGKFGSFLGVNLGFGFGVTMGVHMAGNISGAHMNAALTFTNCALGHMSWKKFPVYVLGQFLGSFLAAATIYCLFYSIIEFSGGHLTVTGPLATASIFATYLPDHSTLWRGFLDEVLVTGMLQLCLFAITDKENNPALQGTQALVIGILIIVIGVSLGMNTGYAMNPSRDLPPRFFTYIAGWGVQVFRARDWWWVPVVAPFLGAYLGGIIYLVFIGSTIPRRPQILEDSMMYEDRRIPVLSKTMPNPPVTSSITPVSVSPINRPSVRTVPPLSDPIHLEHF, encoded by the exons ATGGCTCTGCCGTTATCCATCAGACCCACTAGATGGAGTGATCCAAGGGTGGAGACTTG GTCCACCCGCAGCTCCAAGATGGTCTCATCACCCACGGTCATAACAAGGATGCAAGCAATCATGCAGAAGGAGATGGTGCGAGAGTTCCTGGCCGAGTTCATAAGCACATATGTCATGATG GTGTTTGGCCTCGGCTCCGTGGCCCATATGGTTCTAGGAGGTAAATTTGGGAGCTTCCTCGGTGTCAACTTGGGTTTTGGCTTCGGAGTCACCATGGGAGTGCACATGGCAGGGAACATCTCTG GGGCCCACATGAATGCGGCCTTGACCTTCACCAACTGTGCACTAGGCCACATGTCCTGGAAGAAGTTTCCTGTGTACGTCCTGGGTCAGTTTCTGGGTTCCTTCCTGGCTGCTGCCACCATCTACTGCCTCTTCTACT CCATTATTGAATTTTCGGGCGGACATCTGACAGTGACTGGTCCCCTAGCCACCGCTAGCATTTTTGCCACCTACCTTCCTGACCACTCAACATTGTGGAGGGGCTTCCTGGATGAG GTGCTAGTGACAGGGATGCTCCAGCTATGTCTCTTCGCCATCACGGACAAGGAGAACAACCCAGCGCTGCAAGGGACACAGGCCCTGGTGATTGGCATCCTCATTATTGTCATTGGAGTGTCCCTGGGCATGAACACAGGATATGCCATGAACCCATCCCGGGACCTGCCTCCCCGCTTCTTCACTTACATTGCTGGCTGGGGTGTACAGGTCTTCAG GGCCCGGGACTGGTGGTGGGTGCCAGTGGTGGCGCCGTTCCTAGGTGCCTACTTAGGTGGCATCATCTACTTGGTCTTCATTGGCTCCACCATCCCACGGAGGCCCCAGATACTGGAGGACTCCATGATGTATGAAGACCGCAGAATACCTGTGTTGTCCAAGACCATGCCAAACCCACCCGTGACCTCTTCCATCACccctgtctctgtgtctcccaTCAACAGACCTTCAGTCCGAACTGTCCCACCCTTAAGTGACCCCATCCACCTAGAGCACTTCTAA
- the AQP7 gene encoding aquaporin-7 isoform X1 — protein sequence MALPLSIRPTRWSDPRVETWSTRSSKMVSSPTVITRMQAIMQKEMVREFLAEFISTYVMMVFGLGSVAHMVLGGKFGSFLGVNLGFGFGVTMGVHMAGNISGAHMNAALTFTNCALGHMSWKKFPVYVLGQFLGSFLAAATIYCLFYSAIIEFSGGHLTVTGPLATASIFATYLPDHSTLWRGFLDEVLVTGMLQLCLFAITDKENNPALQGTQALVIGILIIVIGVSLGMNTGYAMNPSRDLPPRFFTYIAGWGVQVFRARDWWWVPVVAPFLGAYLGGIIYLVFIGSTIPRRPQILEDSMMYEDRRIPVLSKTMPNPPVTSSITPVSVSPINRPSVRTVPPLSDPIHLEHF from the exons ATGGCTCTGCCGTTATCCATCAGACCCACTAGATGGAGTGATCCAAGGGTGGAGACTTG GTCCACCCGCAGCTCCAAGATGGTCTCATCACCCACGGTCATAACAAGGATGCAAGCAATCATGCAGAAGGAGATGGTGCGAGAGTTCCTGGCCGAGTTCATAAGCACATATGTCATGATG GTGTTTGGCCTCGGCTCCGTGGCCCATATGGTTCTAGGAGGTAAATTTGGGAGCTTCCTCGGTGTCAACTTGGGTTTTGGCTTCGGAGTCACCATGGGAGTGCACATGGCAGGGAACATCTCTG GGGCCCACATGAATGCGGCCTTGACCTTCACCAACTGTGCACTAGGCCACATGTCCTGGAAGAAGTTTCCTGTGTACGTCCTGGGTCAGTTTCTGGGTTCCTTCCTGGCTGCTGCCACCATCTACTGCCTCTTCTACT CAGCCATTATTGAATTTTCGGGCGGACATCTGACAGTGACTGGTCCCCTAGCCACCGCTAGCATTTTTGCCACCTACCTTCCTGACCACTCAACATTGTGGAGGGGCTTCCTGGATGAG GTGCTAGTGACAGGGATGCTCCAGCTATGTCTCTTCGCCATCACGGACAAGGAGAACAACCCAGCGCTGCAAGGGACACAGGCCCTGGTGATTGGCATCCTCATTATTGTCATTGGAGTGTCCCTGGGCATGAACACAGGATATGCCATGAACCCATCCCGGGACCTGCCTCCCCGCTTCTTCACTTACATTGCTGGCTGGGGTGTACAGGTCTTCAG GGCCCGGGACTGGTGGTGGGTGCCAGTGGTGGCGCCGTTCCTAGGTGCCTACTTAGGTGGCATCATCTACTTGGTCTTCATTGGCTCCACCATCCCACGGAGGCCCCAGATACTGGAGGACTCCATGATGTATGAAGACCGCAGAATACCTGTGTTGTCCAAGACCATGCCAAACCCACCCGTGACCTCTTCCATCACccctgtctctgtgtctcccaTCAACAGACCTTCAGTCCGAACTGTCCCACCCTTAAGTGACCCCATCCACCTAGAGCACTTCTAA
- the AQP7 gene encoding aquaporin-7 isoform X4: MVSSPTVITRMQAIMQKEMVREFLAEFISTYVMMVFGLGSVAHMVLGGKFGSFLGVNLGFGFGVTMGVHMAGNISGAHMNAALTFTNCALGHMSWKKFPVYVLGQFLGSFLAAATIYCLFYSAIIEFSGGHLTVTGPLATASIFATYLPDHSTLWRGFLDEVLVTGMLQLCLFAITDKENNPALQGTQALVIGILIIVIGVSLGMNTGYAMNPSRDLPPRFFTYIAGWGVQVFRARDWWWVPVVAPFLGAYLGGIIYLVFIGSTIPRRPQILEDSMMYEDRRIPVLSKTMPNPPVTSSITPVSVSPINRPSVRTVPPLSDPIHLEHF; this comes from the exons ATGGTCTCATCACCCACGGTCATAACAAGGATGCAAGCAATCATGCAGAAGGAGATGGTGCGAGAGTTCCTGGCCGAGTTCATAAGCACATATGTCATGATG GTGTTTGGCCTCGGCTCCGTGGCCCATATGGTTCTAGGAGGTAAATTTGGGAGCTTCCTCGGTGTCAACTTGGGTTTTGGCTTCGGAGTCACCATGGGAGTGCACATGGCAGGGAACATCTCTG GGGCCCACATGAATGCGGCCTTGACCTTCACCAACTGTGCACTAGGCCACATGTCCTGGAAGAAGTTTCCTGTGTACGTCCTGGGTCAGTTTCTGGGTTCCTTCCTGGCTGCTGCCACCATCTACTGCCTCTTCTACT CAGCCATTATTGAATTTTCGGGCGGACATCTGACAGTGACTGGTCCCCTAGCCACCGCTAGCATTTTTGCCACCTACCTTCCTGACCACTCAACATTGTGGAGGGGCTTCCTGGATGAG GTGCTAGTGACAGGGATGCTCCAGCTATGTCTCTTCGCCATCACGGACAAGGAGAACAACCCAGCGCTGCAAGGGACACAGGCCCTGGTGATTGGCATCCTCATTATTGTCATTGGAGTGTCCCTGGGCATGAACACAGGATATGCCATGAACCCATCCCGGGACCTGCCTCCCCGCTTCTTCACTTACATTGCTGGCTGGGGTGTACAGGTCTTCAG GGCCCGGGACTGGTGGTGGGTGCCAGTGGTGGCGCCGTTCCTAGGTGCCTACTTAGGTGGCATCATCTACTTGGTCTTCATTGGCTCCACCATCCCACGGAGGCCCCAGATACTGGAGGACTCCATGATGTATGAAGACCGCAGAATACCTGTGTTGTCCAAGACCATGCCAAACCCACCCGTGACCTCTTCCATCACccctgtctctgtgtctcccaTCAACAGACCTTCAGTCCGAACTGTCCCACCCTTAAGTGACCCCATCCACCTAGAGCACTTCTAA